The sequence below is a genomic window from Anaerobranca californiensis DSM 14826.
GAAGTAGCACTATCAAAAAAAGCTCCTCCTGCCTTTATAGTTACTGGTTGTCCTCCGGCATTGGTTAAATCCCAATCTTCTTCTCCTGGTTTTGGAGCAGGGCCAAGTCCCACAAAACCATTTTCTGATTGGAGGACAATATCAATATCATCGGGAACATAGTTTGCTACTAGGGTAGGTAAACCAATTCCTAAATTGACCACATCACCATCTTTTAATTCTTGGGCTACCCTTTTTGCTATAATTTCCCTTACTCGATTTTTATCCATTATTTTTCACCTCCCACAATATAGTCAACGAAAATTCCCGGAGTCATTACATCATTTGGGTTTATTTCCCCAACTTCTACTATTTCCTTAGCTTCAACTACAACAATATCAGCTGCTGTAGCCATTATTGGATTAAAATTCCTAGTAGTTTTCTCATAATAGATGTTTCCTTTTTTATCGACTTTTGATCCGGCAATTAAAGCAATATCTCCTTTAAGGGGCAATTCTAATAGATATTCTTTTCCATTGACGATAATTTTTTCTTTCCCTTCTTCCACAATGGTCCCTAAACCAGTAGGGGTTAATACCCCACCTAACCCAGCACCATAAGCCCTAATCCTTTCCACCAATGTCCCTTGGGGTACCAATTCTACTTCAATTTCTTTTTCATTCATTTGTCTGCCTGTTTCAGGGTTAGTTCCAATATGGGAAGTTATTACCTTTTTAATTTGCTTATTTTTAATTAACTTTCCTAACCCGTATTCCGTTGTAGAAGTATCATTAGCTATAACTGTTAAATCTTTTACTCCCTTTTCAAC
It includes:
- the atoD gene encoding acetate CoA-transferase subunit alpha, giving the protein MNKIISLEQAADLVKDGMTVMIGGFLGCGSPHKIIDKLVEKGVKDLTVIANDTSTTEYGLGKLIKNKQIKKVITSHIGTNPETGRQMNEKEIEVELVPQGTLVERIRAYGAGLGGVLTPTGLGTIVEEGKEKIIVNGKEYLLELPLKGDIALIAGSKVDKKGNIYYEKTTRNFNPIMATAADIVVVEAKEIVEVGEINPNDVMTPGIFVDYIVGGEK